Proteins encoded together in one Benincasa hispida cultivar B227 chromosome 1, ASM972705v1, whole genome shotgun sequence window:
- the LOC120084115 gene encoding protein CYPRO4: MGTAQSREDAKLSDSDEYEEEEEEEVEEEEEEEYKDADKELKPQSISTTAKSTGTSSAIDDVDAKLKALKLKYGSSSPSQTPNFKNAVKLYLHIGGNTPRAKWIVSEKLTSYAFLKTANVDGGNDDDEEEDNDEGYKANSSAGRGQLRWVLKVGAKVRALVSTEMQLKMFGDQRRVDFVNKGVWALKFPTDERYRNFVTEFQDCLFENVYGLQATDENKVKIYGKEFIGWLKPEVADDSIWENADIEFGKSPSSSVRTKQDLIEEFEEAANGGVQSLTLGALDNSFLVNDSGVQVYRNLSHGIHGTGVSLKFGAGHSPNIGRSTPKKGLLMKAETNMLLMSPLKEGKPHASGLEQLDIETGKIVTEWKFEKDGTDITMRDITNDTKGSQLDPSESTFLGLDDNRLCQWDMRDRRGMVQNIGGPADNSTVLNWAQGHQFSRGTNFQCFATTGDGSIVVGSVDGKIRLYSKTSMRQAKTAFPGLGSPITHVDVTYDGKWILGTADSYLILICTLFTDKDGNTKTGFSGRMGNRIPAPRLLKLTPLDSHLAGTDNKFHGGHFSWVTESGKQERHLVATVGKFSVIWDFHHVKNSAHDCYRNQQGLKSCYCYKIVLKDESIVESRFMHDKFAVSDSPEAPLVVATPMKVSSISLSGKR, encoded by the exons ATGGGTACCGCGCAGAGCCGCGAGGACGCTAAGCTTTCAGACTCCGATGAATatgaggaggaggaggaggaggaggtagaagaagaagaagaagaagaatacaaAGATGCTGATAAAGAATTGAAGCCACAATCGATCTCTACCACCGCCAAATCGACTGGTACCTCATCTGCAATTGATGATGTTGACGCCAAACTCAAAGCTCTTAAGCTCAAGTATGGCTCCTCTTCCCCTTCTCAGACACCTAATTTTAAGAACGCGGTAAAACTTTACCTTCATATCGGTGGAAACACTCCCCGTGCGAAGTGGATCGTCTCTGAGAAACTCACTTCCTACGCTTTTCTTAAGACGGCGAACGTCGACGGAGGTAATGACGATGACGAGGAGGAAGATAACGATGAGGGTTATAAGGCCAATTCCTCGGCTGGGAGAGGTCAGTTACGTTGGGTACTCAAAGTGGGGGCGAAGGTCAGAGCGTTGGTTTCGACAGAAATGCAATTGAAGATGTTTGGCGATCAGCGGCGCGTTGATTTTGTTAATAAAGGCGTGTGGGCTTTGAAGTTCCCGACTGATGAACGGTATCGGAACTTCGTGACCGAATTCCAAGATTGCTTGTTTGAGAATGTTTATGGGCTTCAAGCGACTGATGAGAACAAGGTTAAGATTTACGGTAAGGAGTTCATTGGGTGGTTGAAGCCGGAGGTGGCTGACGATTCGATTTGGGAAAACGCCGATATTGAGTTTGGGAAGAGCCCCAGCTCGTCAGTGAGGACGAAACAAGACTTGATAGAGGAGTTCGAGGAAGCTGCTAATGGAGGAGTGCAGAGCTTGACATTAGGGGCGTTGGATAACAGCTTCTTGGTGAACGACTCCGGGGTTCAGGTTTACAGGAATCTAAGCCATGGAATTCATGGGACAGGGGTCTCGTTGAAGTTTGGTGCAGGACATTCTCCAAACATCGGTCGATCAACACCGAAGAAGGGTCTTCTCATGAAGGCTGAGACAAACATGCTTCTCATGAGTCCATTGAAGGAGGGAAAGCCTCACGCATCAGGGCTAGAGCAGCTTGATATCGAGACAGGGAAAATAGTTACAGAATGGAAGTTTGAAAAGGATGGTACAGACATTACAATGAGGGACATCACAAACGACACCAAAGGGTCGCAATTGGATCCTTCAGAGTCGACATTTTTGGGGTTGGATGACAACAGGCTTTGTCAATGGGACATGAGAGACCGTAGAGGAATGGTTCAGAACATTGGTGGACCTGCCGATAATTCGACGGTTCTGAACTGGGCGCAGGGTCATCAGTTTTCAAGAGGGACGAACTTCCAATGTTTCGCTACAACAGGGGATGGTTCAATTGTTGTTGGGTCGGTTGATGGGAAGATAAGGTTGTATTCGAAGACGTCGATGAGACAGGCAAAGACAGCCTTTCCAGGGCTCGGTTCGCCGATTACTCATGTGGATGTTACTTATGATGGGAAGTGGATTTTGGGGACAGCTGATAGTTATTTGATACTCATCTGTACGTTATTCACCGATAAAGATGGCAACACGAAGACTGGCTTCAGTGGTCGTATGGGGAACAGAATTCCAGCTCCGAGGTTGCTGAAGTTGActcctttggattctcatttGGCTGGAACAGACAATAAATTCCATGGTGGCCACTTTTCTTGG GTCACCGAGAGTGGTAAACAAGAGCGTCACCTCGTTGCAACAGTAGGCAAGTTCAGTGTGATTTGGGACTTCCATCACGTAAAGAACAGTGCACATGACTGCTACCGGAATCAGCAAGGACTCAAGAGCTGTTACTGCTACAAGATTGTGCTGAAGGATGAATCCATTGTCGAGAGCCGATTCATGCACGATAAGTTTGCTGTCTCCGATTCTCCAGAAGCTCCACTGGTTGTGGCTACCCCCATGAAAGTCAGCTCTATCAGCCTGTCTGGAAAGAGATAA
- the LOC120086394 gene encoding EKC/KEOPS complex subunit TPRKB, producing the protein MKVFEINRSTLTLALFTDVTNSKELLDSMQAGTLEPEVAFLNASLIPDVFPVLAAAYKTLVSKSRDSLTTRTLHSELVYNYSGSKHITESLKRCGISDSSSYVLAACFNASPDEMKAIEKLVHGNEINLEELGERADQAQIQKHFKITGPELTLSSVGDAITCRIAARDAL; encoded by the exons ATGAAAGTGTTCGAAATCAACAGGAGTACCCtaactctcgctctcttcacaGACGTCACCAATTCCAA GGAACTTCTTGATTCTATGCAAGCTGGAACTCTGGAACCGGAAGTTGCATTTCTCAATGCTTCTCTT ATTCCAGATGTTTTTCCTGTGCTTGCGGCTGCTTATAAGACACTTGTTTCCAAGTCGAGAGATTCGCTGACCACCCGCACCCTTCATTCAGAACTTGTGTACAATTATTCGGGTTCAAAGCAT ATTACGGAGTCTTTAAAAAGATGTGGAATTTCTGATAGCTCATCTTATGTCCTTGCTGCTTGTTTTAATGCTTCGCCTGATGAG ATGAAGGCCATTGAGAAACTAGTACATGGTAACGAGATCAACCTAGAGGAATTGGGAGAGAGAGCAGACCAAGCCCAGATACAAAAG cATTTTAAGATCACTGGACCTGAGTTGACGTTATCCTCAGTTGGAGATGCTATAACATGTAGAATTGCTGCGCGGGATGCCTTGTAG